The Panicum virgatum strain AP13 chromosome 3N, P.virgatum_v5, whole genome shotgun sequence genome includes the window CCCTAGCGTGGCATTACAACTTGGTGAACAAGTATCTGGATTACAACACAAGAAGAGAAAGATTTACAACAAACTATATCTATTCTATCCAAAAATAACCTGGAGCCGTATCTACACAATCACCGAGAGCCTGCCGTACACGCCAAGTATATTTGATCATGTGCATATCTTCAACACCCCCCCCACAATCACAACTTATCAGTAAGATTGAGATTGTTTCTAAACCAGACCGTTTGCTGAACTGGGAGTGGTTTAGTGAAGCCATCTGCAACTTGATTTGAAGTACTAATAAACCGCACATCCAAGCATTTGGAAGCTACCTGTTCTCTCACAAACAGATCCATCCGCTGTTCCCAGCTCACTAGCTGGGTGAAGAGCTCGCCGAGGGTAAGAGGTTCAACGCGAGCTGTCATGGCTGACACGACTGGGTTGTAGTCAGTGTCAAGCCCGGCAAGGATGTAGGAGGCGATCTCTTCATCCTCCAACTTCTTGCCTGCCGCCGCCATGTCGTCCGCAAGGGACTTCATCTTGCTGAAGAAGTCAGCGATGGAAGAAGTccccttctccgccgtggccaACGCCATGCAGGTATTGATTACCCGCCCACGAGACTGAGATGCGGTCATAGCTTCAATGGATCTCCACATCTCGGCAGCAGTCGTGCAGGTAGAAACCTGCACTTGAATGTCCCTAGAGACCGAGGACAGCAGATAATTGAAGATCTGCTGATCCTTGGCAACCCACTGCTCATAGGCAGGTTTGGAAATAAGATCATCAGGTTTGGGAATAAGATCATCCGGCTTGTCCGCCGCCTTGGGAATCTTCTGCGGCGGCACTGGGGTGTCGGGGTCGAGGTAGTAGGCGACTTGAGCACCACGAAGAGCAGAGAGAACCTGGGCGCGCCATAGCGGGAAGTTGTTCTTCCCCATTTTCTCGGTGACCGGACAACCGATCAGAGAGAACGATGCAGGCTGCGCGGAAGTAGATCCCATTGAGGAGATTGTGGACTAGCCTAGCTCTGATTACCATGTGAGGTTCACAGCTCCGTGTTAAATAGGCTAGGAACAGCCCCTAACAACTTGGTGAATAAGTATCTGGATTACAACACAAGAAGAGAAAGATTTACAACAAACTATATCTACTCTATCCAAAAATAACCTGGAGCCGTATCTACACAATCACTGAGAGCCTGCCATACACGCCAAGTATATATCTGATCATgtgatcttcaacaagctgctGGCTGTATTATTAATTTTGCTCTAAGGGGGCAGCCGACCACGTAAACATATATGTGGGTATTTTGATCCAAATTTTCAGAAACTCATCAATAGGATAAGCAATGATGGGTGTGGAGAAACTAAAACTAAACTAACTGCCCTACCAAAACATCATATTTAAGTATGTTTCTGTTGCTGAAGACAGTACATATGCCCAAGTTTTAGATTGAGATATTGTCTTGCATATTCTTCAGCACATATGCCCAAGTTTTAGATTGAGATATTGTCTTGCATATACTTTGTTTAACAATTAAAATCATCGCATCTCGTATAGCTAGGTTATACGACAGGGAAGAGGATGGTGGTAAATAAATTAAGTACATAGTCACGTCACGAGATTCGATTACGAGGAAGGATCGCCACGGAGGCTTCACGCACGCATATATTTATTCAGACACATTCCTTCGCTTTTTACACGTGCTTTGCGCTCAGATCACCGCGCACTGGACGACACTGCTACAGCTAGTAGAGTCTGCACGTACACTGACACTACCTGATACACGTGAGCACGCACGTGTCACTTCTTCCCTTCAACCTTCGACACGACACACACAGCAAAAGGACTCCCATGGCGACATACGACGGCGACATCGCCGGCCGGCGACATCGCCGGCCGGCGACCCTCGACCTCCCCGGCTATAGCTCCTCTCTAGCCGTTGACGATGACGCCTCCTGTAAATCCATGCCCGATGACACGCATGTCCACAAGTCAGTCAGTATATGCAATGTAACATGTACTTGTATATACACGTTTACACTATATGTGTGTACAACATACATACCGTTGACATGGAGGAACTGTCCGGACATGTAGGACGAGTCCTGCTCGCTGGCGAGGAAgacgaagctgggcgccacctcGGCGGGCTGGCCGGCGCGCTTCATGGGCACCTCGGAGCCGAACTGCGCGACCTTCTCCTTCCCGAAGGACGCCGGGATGAGCGGCGTCCACACGGGCCCCGGCGCGACGCCGTTGACGCGGATGCCCTTCTCCGCCAGCTGCAGCGCCAGCGCGCGCGTGAAGGCGACGATGGCGCCCTTGGTGGCCGTGTAGTCCAGCAGCGTCTTGTTCCCCTTGTACGCGTTCACCGACGACGTGTTGATGATGCTGGCGCCCTCCGCCATGTGCCGCAGCGCGTGCTTGGTCACCAGGAAGTAGGAGAAGATGTTGGTGCGGAACACGCGGTCCAGGTCCGCCTCCGTCACCTCCGCCAGCGACGGCCGCTCGTACTGCTCCGCCGCGTTGTTCACCAGCACGTCGATGCGCCCGCCGTAGGCGCCGGCGACCTCCTCCACCACGCGCCGGCAGTTGTCCTCGTAGCCCAGGTCGGCGGGCACCGCCATCGGGTCGCGGGCGCCCGTGCGGGACCGGATGACGCGCAGCGCCTGCAGGGTCTCCTCGGCGTCCCGGTCCTCGTGGCCCTTCACGTACGTGAAGGCCACCGTCGCGCCCTCCAGCGCGAAGCACAGGCACACCGCGCGCCCGATGCCGGAGTCGCCGCCGGTCACCAGCGCCACCTTGCCCTTGAGCTTCTCCGCCGACTTGTAGTTCTGGACGATGGCCTCCGGCCGGGGGTCCATGGCGTGCTCCTTCCCGGGCTGGGacccctgctgctgcggcgggaaCTGCTGCTGCGACGCCATGGCGcgagccggcggcagcggcggcgatggcctcGCTCTCGCTCTACTACTACCCAAAGGCCGGGCCGCGAAGGAAGCGAGCGCCCTTGTGGCGGCTCCTCTACTAGCTGAACGACGGAGTTGTGGTGATCTTGGGAGCTGGTGGCAGAGGAGCAGCGCGCGCATGGCACGGTGAGGGAGACGCGAGGTGGCGCGAGGAATATAAACAAGAGGGCGATGcgggcaggcgcgggcgcgtggCCGGGGAGGTGGGAGGGACGTGGCGGGAGGCTCGCATCCGCCGCGCCCACGCGTCGAGTCTGGAGCTCGGAGAACAGGCACGACCACCGCTTGCCGAACCGGACGTGCTTCTACTGGATTTCTCTAGCAGGCTAGCAGCGTCAGTGCTTGTAGTTCCATCGATTAGAGTATCCATCCATCCTAGTATTTGGTTGGAAGAAGAGGGGCGAGGAGACGAGTAGGCTGCCGGCCCAAGCGAGCCCAACAAATCTGCTTGCAACGAAAAGCAGAGCAGCCAGCAGCACTTAGCCACTAACGGCTGACGCTGTTGCTGCCATTATACGGTTTATCCCAACTCGTGGCTATTCTCAAGCTGCCATTATATAGTTCATCCCAACATGGAAAGGATAAAGATCCCGTTTGGATCTAAGTAATGGATAAGCGTTAAACTTTACCACTAACTTATTTAAATGAATGCTAATTTGGAGAGTTAAATTTTGATCAAGATTTAAAGACGTTAGCATATGTAAAAGTGCTAATATGTGTTAACTAGACCCCACGTGGAAGAAGGTACAAAATTCAACCGTTTTCCATCTAGGAATCTGTCGACAGATGCATatagtaaaaaaaaatctctgaCAATCGCAGAATTAGCATTGGGCCTGTATAGAAGTACACACACAATAGAAAATTTCAAAAGCATCGTCAAGTAACTCAGCTGGTCTTATTTAGATCTAAAATTCAAACTCCCAAAagtatcacatcgaatattacGGTATCTGCATTGAGAattaaatataggtaaaataaaaaactaattgcagtttGCTCGTAAATTGTGAGACGAAtcaaatcttactattactaattggaggctcctttaaAGCCTCCACGTGAAGCCACATAGAATCATAGGTGGATATCCtaaaaaataagagaaattaaagaaatctccacgtgaagccacataggatcctaggtggacatcATACAAAATAAGAGAAATCTTCTTAAAAAAAGCAAAACATCTAACGATCAGTTTATATAACACATGCATTATAATATCGACTGATTTTTTAATATCTTATCGTTATTTGAATCATAGAGAATCTCTATCTCCAAGGCTAATGTCTATCTCCATGGCTCGATAGTTAACCCAACTAACAAACATATAAAGAGAGTTCCAAAATCAGATCACATAATCACGTACAAGCTAGCAAAACACTTGGCCATCCGCCGGCAGGAGATCACGTAATCACGTACGTACAAGCTAGCAAAGCACTTGGGCATTCGCAGGCAGGAGATCACGTACAAGCTAGCAAAGCACGCAAAGGTAAGCAAAACATCTAGCGGTCAGTTAATATAATGTAATTATAATAGCCTTTGGATCTAGACACATCCACCCATACGACACTTGAGCTTAACGGATGAAAGCAAAGCTCCCCAACTAACAGATGCATTTTAATATTGACTGATTTTTTAATATCTTATCGCTATTTGAATCATAGATAATCTCTATCTCCAAGGCTAATGTCTATCTCTATGGCTAGATAGTTAACCcaactaagagcatctccaagagctcttgtaaatctatttggatttataaaaatagaaaactatAGCAAAAAATCCAATCCAACAGTATTTCTATCCACCTCTCTTTTCTATTTGGTTTTGTATCTGTTCCCCTCCGCTGGCCATTTTTGCATGCGGCACCGCTAGCTATCTCCCCCGTCGCGCATGCTCCTCCTTTCCCGCGgctgcttcctcctcccgcgcgcCTAGGACCGTCGACGCTGCGCCTTGGGGGGCACCGCGGCCGCGGGCGAGCACCGCCTCCACCCCCATTCGCGTGCGTGCTAGAGGCGGAGCCAAGCTCGGCGCGAAGGTGCTAGAGACGGGGCCGAGCTCGTGCGGCGGTGTTGGAGGTCCATTCGGCGGCGGAATCGCTAGATCTGCTAGCGGGAGAGCTTGATTCGCCGGCGGGAGAGCTCGATTCGCCGTCAAGAGAGCTCAATTTGCTGATGGGAGAGCTCGATTCGCACCTCACCTTGTCCGCCGCCCATCTCCAAGAGCTTCTACGTGCCCTGCacccgccggagcgccgccggcccctcctccATCCCATCAGCCCCACCTCCATCCCGCTCCCCCAGCCCTGCTCCCGCCCGCACCAGGGAGGCTCCATTGGCCTCACGGCGGTGCCGCGGGTGCTGACGGCATCCTCGAGGGGGCTGTGCTGCAGCGCGCCGCGCCCATCAAGCtcctcgtcgcgccgccgcgcaggggaggggggagaTGGCCCCCGCAGGGGAGGGGGATGGCCGGCGTGGGGAAGACGCTGCCGCTTGTTGTCTGGCAAATCAATCCACTCCTCCGTCGCAGAGTTGCAGACGAAATAACAGCGAGATCCGTCGTGCGGGCGCGCATCCTCGCGTTTGCACAGGAGGAGCCCGTTGCAGGAGTCGATGATGCAGGCGTCCCGGTGGGCGGCGCCGGTGCCCACCTCTCCATTGTTGGAGCGCAGTTGAGCATAGCGGCGTGTGGTGAGCAGAGCAGAGATAGCTAGAAAGCGAACGATGGGCACATTTTAGCCGGTCTGTTGGACTAACTCATAGAATTAGatggttttctatttttacaaaTAGGTataattttcaaatttagctaacaaaataaaaaagttcttggagatgctctaacaaaCAAATAAGAGAGTTCCAAAATCAGATCACGTAATCACGTACAAGCTAGCAAAGCACTTGGCCATCCATCGGCAGGAGATCACGTATAAGCTAGCAAAGCACGCAAAGGCACTACCAGAAAAACAGGCCATCGGTCCAGACCAAAAGTACCACCTGCGAttgcacccggtactaatgagagCATCAGTACCGGGTGCAACGGCAGCTGATACTTTTGATTTGAACAAGTGTCCAGGAaagcctttggcaccgggtcatggcacAACCCGGTGCCAATGATTAAGAATTGGCACCGGCTCGTGCCATAACCCGGGAATAATAAAAGAGACACTTTTTAGTCCCGGGTGATAGCACGCACCGGTACCAAATGATGAGATTCAGCACCGGTGGGAaaaaccacccggtaccaatgtCCCAATGTCCTCTCGCGTCTGGATATTTCTAAGTCGTGGtcgtcctctctctctctctcatctctctacCCCTCTCATTTTTCTCTAGCTCTcatctcatcctcatcctctggAGTCGCCGTGCCTCGTGGGCGCGCGTCGGcacgggaggagcggcggcccggCGTGGCCGCGCGTCGGCGGAGGCGCGGAGACGGCCCGGCGTGGCCGTGCGTCTGCACCCCCCTagcgcccctgctcctccagatCCGGCAGCAGGACTCCAAATCCAATCCAATCCGGCACACATCGCCAAGCCGACAAGGATAGCAAGTAGCAGGCAGCCGAATCGCCTCCGCCCCCCGTCCCTTTTTATCTATTTGATTGCTTCCGTTCCTTGCTGATCCTCTCGATTGATTCCTCCCTGAGGTGAAGGTGATTGCTTTGATGTGTTTTATGGTTTCGTCTTTATAATTTATTTCGTGGGATcgcaggcaggcaggctggTCACCATGGGATCTAAGGCACTTTTCTTCCTCTTGCTCCTCTTGCTGCTCGTCGCCCGCCGTCGACCTCGCCACGAAGTTGAGAAGGACGACCCCGCCGTGCCGGAGCACCACCGAAGCCTGGAGTTGCGGCTCGCGCAAGGAGGAGTTTGGGATGTATCAATTTTGGGATCTATTGATTTTGTATCAATTTTGTAAACGATTCTTTGAATGATTTTTGGGATCTATTGATTTTGTATTGGTCGATTCAGTATTTTGTGGTTGAGTTCTTTGAATGATTGTTGCTAACGGTGAGGGATGCGAGTGTAACGGGAGAGGATACCAGGAATAGGAGAGATGCGACGGAACGGGCGTGGCGGGCTGGCGGGTGTTGGTACCGGTTGCTAGCCAACCGGTGGCAAAGGAGACCTTAGGCACCGGGTGATTTACCCGGTGTTCTAGGTAGACCACATTGGTCTCGGTTTCCTAGTACCAGTtgcaaaaccggtacctaagctcactttcaaccggtgctgatggTCCTTTCTCTAGTAGTGAGGTAAGCACCATTCGTCGGCAGGAACATAAGCTGCCGCTGTTGATCAACTCCCCACCAGCAGGAACATATGCCAGCCATTCTTACGTCGCTTTGATCAACGCAATGGTAAGTACCGTTCGCCGGCAGGAACATAGGCTGGCGCTGTTGATCAACTCCCCACCGGCAGGAATATATGCCGGCTGTTCTAACGTCGCTTCGATCAACACAGAGGTAAGCACCGAACGTAAGAGTTTTTCAATTATTTTAGTGTCAACTAATGTTGCTTGCagttttagatctgtttcatCATGTCAAGATTAGAAGTAAGCAACATTTATGCAGCTAGGATATCTACTCTATGTATAGAAAATAGTTCAATTTTACATTCCTTTTGAATCTATCTTGCAAGATCGTTGTTCTTTTCTAATGGTTGTAGTCCCATATTTGTATATATGATAACTTTTGTATAGAAAAATAGCTGAATTTGATCCATCACTACTCTGCTGATACAGTTGAACAAGTTGCGATGGTGAGCAAAACCTTAAGTGAAATTAGAATAGGAAAAGAATTGTGGAAAATCAGAGCAAGGGTAACCAGAGTATGGAATGCAATATTGCTCTGCAGTGGTGAACAATTAAGTCTTGACATGATCCTTATTGATCAGCAGGTATAAAAGTATTTCActatcattgcaatttttagATTATTTTTAGTTTATATAAATTATTAATGATGATGATAAATCAGGGGACCATGATCAATAAGGCCTATATGGAAAAATTCAAACCACTAATTGAGGAAGGTAATGTGTACATCATTGCAAATGTCAGAGCCACACCTGCAACACAAAAATATCGGTCAGTGGAAAATGATATGATAATCAACTTCATGCTGACAACTACTCTAAAAATGATCAAAGATACAGAAGACATCTCAAAATACAGtttcaagttcatcaacactgATATGTTTATGTGTAACAACATTTTTTTTGGTGGATACGTGTAACAACATTGAGGAAGGAGATGGTACCATGTTCCAAGACAACCGGAAGCAATTGATGAGACACAACAAATCTACACTACACTGTCGGGGAATTCCAAGTAATGAATAGATCTCTTTCAAGCATGTTACTAATAAATTATTTACATGTCAACTAACAAATGTCATTTTTAATGTAGTTATCTGCATGCTTCAATCCCAAAAAAGGGGAGTCCCACACGCCCATATACTCTACTTCCTTGGTAACGGACAGTCACTACCGGAAATTGCTAGAATGTCGTGTGCCTctctgtttgccgtgtgctttttgtCGGGCACACAGCAAAGAGCCACTTTGCCATGGCACagccactttgccgtgtgccacggtgaaaacacacggcaaagactttgccgtgtgttttttttcacacggcaaagtaaatattttgccgtgtgttattTTCGGCATACGGcaaagttataattttttttctcttctcaccTCGAAACTTTTTCTACCCACCACATACAACAAGTAGTACCCCAAGATAAAATTGGGtacatttttaattttttttgctatatATAACTAATTAATTATATTTCGAGCAATTTTATGAATCAAGTCATATTTGAACTGCAAGTTATTCAAATAATAGAAGAAAATGAGTGAAAAAataatattcatgttatttagctCAGTTTGAGGCCTTACAcgtgaaatgaaaagaaattctCAACATCTTGTCTAGAAAACACGGTCACGAACGTGTGTTCGaatgattttaaaattttaaaaaagcaAATGAAGTCCGAAAATTATGATATTTGTCAATACCTCATTATATCATATGTGGAGGCAGTGGTAAAAAATTGAGTAGGTT containing:
- the LOC120667364 gene encoding glucose and ribitol dehydrogenase homolog; protein product: MASQQQFPPQQQGSQPGKEHAMDPRPEAIVQNYKSAEKLKGKVALVTGGDSGIGRAVCLCFALEGATVAFTYVKGHEDRDAEETLQALRVIRSRTGARDPMAVPADLGYEDNCRRVVEEVAGAYGGRIDVLVNNAAEQYERPSLAEVTEADLDRVFRTNIFSYFLVTKHALRHMAEGASIINTSSVNAYKGNKTLLDYTATKGAIVAFTRALALQLAEKGIRVNGVAPGPVWTPLIPASFGKEKVAQFGSEVPMKRAGQPAEVAPSFVFLASEQDSSYMSGQFLHVNGGVIVNG